CTGGGTGGGCTGGATCAGGAACGGCAGGGCGGCCAGAAGTCCGATCTGGAAGTTGTTGGCGCCCATCAGCAGAGCGTAAGCGGTGAGAAACCCGCTCTCAGTTATGCTGCTGTAACCCATCGTGGCCGCGCCTTCCCAGGTCAGCCACTTCATACCGCTCTCGACCTCATCGTCAGAGAGCGTGGGTCTTGGCAAAAGGAATCGCATTATCGCCACGACAGGGATGTTCGGTGCCCCCGGTCAGGTGACCAATGTCCGGCAGGTCAGGTAAAGGGCAGTTCGCTCGGCCCGGTGTCAGTATGCGCCGACCAGATACAGGGGTCAAATGTGAGCTAGCGGGGGCAGGCCTGAGGTATAATCGGCATCCAGAAAAGCCGCACTCAGCCGAGAGTGCGAGACCCCTTACCGACCGGAGACCGACTGACTTGTCCCCCCGACTCCCACTCGCGCACCTGCGCGCCACCGTGCTCACACAGGCGTGGGCCGGCGCATACGCCACGCGTCTGCTCGCCGACATGGGCGCTGAGGTCATTCAGATCGAGGCGCTGAACAGGATAGACCCCTGGCGCGGCGGCTACCCTCCACGGCTGTCAGGTACGTATCCTGATCAAGAGCCCGGAGATCGCCCCTACGACCGCAACGCCGCTTACAACTCGGTCAACACCGGCAAGAAGGGCATCACCCTCGACCTCAACTACCCCGAGGCCAGGGACGCACTGCTGGAGCTCGTGAGCATATCGGACGTCTTCGCTGAGAATTTCTCTGCAAGGGTGTTGCCGAACCTGGGCCTAGAGTATCCGGCCCTGCGGGAGGTGAACCCCTCCATCGTGCTGCTGCGTATGCCCGCCTACGGCTGTGACGGGCCGTACGCCACCTATATGGGCAACGGCGGCTCGATTGAGCCGATGTCGGGCATAACCTCGCTCCTCGGATATCGCGGAGAACCGCCGATAAACTCCGGCGTCATGCACACCGACCCGTTCGCAGGCATGATGGCGACGTCGGCCATCATGATCGCGCTCCACCACCGCGCCCGTACCGGACAGGGACAGGAGATCGACCTCTCCCAGCAGGAGACTTCGATCGGACTGATAGCCGACCGCGTTATGGAGTACTCGATGAACGGCACGGGCCTGGAGAGACGCGGCAACCGCAGCGACCGGATGGCGCCGCACGACAACTACCCGTGTGCGGGAGACGACTCCTGGGTCGCCATCGCTGTTCGCTCCGACGACGA
This genomic interval from Dehalococcoidia bacterium contains the following:
- a CDS encoding MFS transporter, with translation MPRPTLSDDEVESGMKWLTWEGAATMGYSSITESGFLTAYALLMGANNFQIGLLAALPFLIQPTQ
- a CDS encoding CoA transferase, which translates into the protein MSPRLPLAHLRATVLTQAWAGAYATRLLADMGAEVIQIEALNRIDPWRGGYPPRLSGTYPDQEPGDRPYDRNAAYNSVNTGKKGITLDLNYPEARDALLELVSISDVFAENFSARVLPNLGLEYPALREVNPSIVLLRMPAYGCDGPYATYMGNGGSIEPMSGITSLLGYRGEPPINSGVMHTDPFAGMMATSAIMIALHHRARTGQGQEIDLSQQETSIGLIADRVMEYSMNGTGLERRGNRSDRMAPHDNYPCAGDDSWVAIAVRSDDEWTRLCALMDAPGLANDHRFRDLSARLEHADELDAIISEWTRDKDAYEVTRLLQAEGIPSAPVLKATELADNLQLRERGFIQSVDHPEAGTQGYAGVAWKLSRTPGNLGGPSPKLGQHSVEVLRDYLGRSDEGIGDMVAHGITGDTPDLDD